Genomic DNA from Streptomyces venezuelae:
TCTGCGGCTGCTCGGCCGCGTGGCCCGCGCGTGCGGGGGCGACTGGGGGTTCGGGGCGGCGAGGGAACCCGGCGGTCGTACGCGGATGTGGGCGACCCCGCCGTACGGCGGGGGTGCGACCTACGCGGCATGAGGGAAGGTCGCGTGGCGTCACGTGCACGTCTCGGCGTAGGGGATGTCCGGGATGTGCTCCGCCCACTCCGTGGGGGAGAAGCCGCCACCGGTGCGGGCGCAGACGCGGTCGACCAGGTAGGGGCGGTCGATCCGGTAGGCGAAGGGTGGCGTGTGTTCGCCCGTGGCCAGGACCGTGCCGCTGTCCCGGGTGAACGCCAGCGCGCGGATCACGTCACCGCCGGTCGGCAGGGAGGAGACCAGGAGCCTGCTGGACGGCACGTCGTGCAGCGCCACCCGGCCCCCGTCGTCGCCCACGGCCAGGGTTCTGCCGTCCGGGCTGACGGCGAGGGCCGTGACCGGCGACCCCGAGCCGTCCCCGGTCACCGTGAAGGTGCCGGGGAGGTCCGCGATCAGGCGGGTTCCGTCGCCGTTCCACAGGGCGACCCGGCCCGAGTACCCGCCCACGGCGAGCAGCGTGCCGTCGGGGCTGAAGGCGACGCGGTGCGCGCCCCGCGACAGGAGCGGGTCGCGGGCGGGGCGGCGGCCGGAACGGAGGCCGTAGAGGCCGCCGCCGTCCGCCGCATAGGCCCCGTCGGGACGTACCACCAGGTGATCCGTGCCCGACGACCAGCCGCTCAGCAGGCCCTCCGGGGAGGGCGCCGCCGCACCGGCGTGGAGCTTCAGGCGCTCAAGGCGCACCGCGTTCTCACGGCGCGTCAGGAGAGCGGCGCCGTCCGGGATGAGGGCGAAAGCCGACACGTCCTCGCCGTTGCTGCCCGCGCGGGCCAGGACGTGCCGACCCCGCTCGCGTGCCTCGCGTACGTCCCATACGCGGACCGTCTGGGCGTGCCGCCGAACCCCGTGGCTGTGCCGGGCGCGGACGCCGAGCGCCAGCCGGTTCCCGTCGGCGCTGAACGACAGGAGCGCGTCGCAGCGACGGTCCGCCCGGTCGATGTCACCCTTCTCGGAGAGATGGCACTCCTCGGGGGCCGGATGGCGGGGCGCGGCCTGTCCGGTGCCCGTGGACCGTACTTCGAAGCGCATCTGGTCGCCTTCCCTGCGGGCGAGGGCCACGTGCTCGCCGTCGGGTCCGTACCGCGCCTCGACGACGGGCGCGCGCCGCCAGGACGGCGTGAGGGCGTTGCCCAGGGCGAGGGTGCGCACGGTCGTGCCGTCCTCCCAGTAACGGACGGCCCGGTCCTCCGTGTCGATACGGAGTTGCGCGGCGGAACCGCCGTTGAGGGAGTGCCGGAGGACCGGACGCCGCGGAGCCGTCGCGTCGGCCGTGCGGTACAAAAGGATCTCCTCGTCCGTGGTCACGCCGAGGAACGCCCCGTCGTCGCTGAACGCGACGCTCGCGTGGACCGGCGCGGCCCGCCACGACGCACCGGTCCGCAGGTTCCAGACGCGGACGTCGTCGCCCACGGAGGCGATGAAGCGCCCGCCGGGGTCGAGGACGATCCGGTGACCGAGGCGTTCGGTACCGCACACCGCCCGCCGGGCACCGGCCGTGAGGCCCGTCGGCGCGGCGGTGGCGGCAGGACCGCCCGCCGCCGCGCGGATCTCCAGGGCGCGCGGCCCTTCGCGCTCGTCGGCGCGGCAGAACGCCATGATCCGGTCGTCGCGGCCGACCACGGCCTCCGCCACGTCCGCGTACGGCGTCAGGGCGATCCGGCGCGTGACGTGCCCACTCCCCGTGCGCAGCACCCGCAGCGCGGTCAGGTCGTGGACGACGACGTGGCGTCCGGTCGGGGAGAAGGACGCGGGTTCGTACGAGGAGCGGAACGCGGGGCCGACGGGCTTCCCGGACCGCGCGTCGTGCACCCGTGAACGCCCGCCCTTGCCGAGGATCAGACGATCCCCTCCCGCCGACAGGTCCTGGATCTGCCGCCCGTGATGGCTGATCCGGGCCGTGCGCCGGTGACGTACGACGTCCCATACATGGATGTGTCCGGCGTCTCGGGTGAGGACGACGCGGCCGTCTGCGCTGAGGTGCGCGCCGTGGTACTCGTCGTCGCCCTTGCCCACGGGGGGCCGGAACGCGTCCTGTTCCCGCTGGGCCGCCGCGGCCACGAGCCCGGCCGCCGCCTCCGGCGTGGGATGGAGACGCCACGCCGCCACGTTCATCCGCATCGCGGCCACCGGCTGCGTGTAACGCAGGCTCTCGGCGCGGGACGCGAGCCTGCGCGAGGCCGTCTCGACGTCCCGTTGGATGCCGCTCCGGTGCTGCTGCCACGCGGTGACGCTCGCGAGGAGGACGAGGACGGTGAGCACGACGAGACCCGCCCGGGTGGTACGGCGTCTGCGCGTCCGGCGCCCCTCGGCGGCGCGCGCGGCAGCGAGGAAGCGCCGCTCGGGCGTCTCGCGGTCGGTGTGCGTACCGGACAGGGCCTCGGTGGCCAGGGCGAGTTGCGTGCCGCGGTAGAGGACCGCCGGGTCGTGCCCGCAGGACGCCCACGCGTCGGCGGCCTCGGCGAGCCGCTGCCGTTCGCGCAGCAGCGCGGCGTCGGCGTCGATCCAGCCGCGCAGCCGTGGCCAGGCCGACAGGAGTGCCTCGTGGGCGAGTTGGGCGCCCTCCTCGTCCAGGGTGAGGAGCCGGGCGTCGGCGAAGACGTCGACGACGCGACACGTGGTGTCCGTGTCGGGCAGCAGGGCCGCCAGGTCGTCGCGGGTGACACGGCGGCGCGTGCTCTGCCGTCCCGGGCCGATCCGCACCATGGACAGGAGGAGGTGCCGGGCCGCCGTCCGTTCGGCGGGCGCGAGCCGGCCGTACACGCGCTCGGCGGTCGCCTCGACGGCGCCCCGGATGCCGCCGGTGAGCCGGTAGCCGCCCACACTCATCCGGGCGTCGGGCTCGTCCCGCTGCTGCCAGGTGGCGAGGAGCGCGTGGGCCAGGAGGGGCAGCGCGCCCGCGTCGTGCGGCGGCCGGCCGTCGTCGCCGTGGACGCCCAGCTCGGCGAGGAGCAGCTCCGGGAGCCCGGGGTCGAGTGTGAGCCCCGTCCGCAGGGCGGGCCCTTCGATGGCCTCGCGCAGCTCCTCCCGCGTCATGGGGCCCAACGGAAGCTGCCCGTCCCGCAGGGCGGAGACCAGCTCGGGGTGCTCCAGGCAGGTGGCGTAGAAGTCGGCACGCACCCCGATGACGACCAGGACGGGCGCCCGCGCGTGGCCACCGTCGGGCCCGGCCAGCGCACTCAGGACCTCGATGAACCGCCGCCGCTCCCGCTCGGCGGCGCACAGCGTGAACACCTCCTCGAACTGGTCGGCGACCAGGACGAGTCCACCGGCGCGGAGGGCGACGGCGCGCGCGTCGTCGACGCACGACTCCCGGGTGACGGGAGCGTCCGTGGTGCCTGCCACCCCCGCGAGCGCCCCCGCCAAAGCGTCCAGCGGACGCGCCCCCGGCGAGAAACAGACCACCGGCCACGACCGCGACCCCGGCACCGGCAGCGCGCCACGCGCCACCGCCGGGACCAGACCGGCGTGCAGCAGCGACGACTTGCCCGCCCCGGACGGGCCGACGACCACCACCGGACCCGGCACCCGCAGCCGGTCGGCGAGCCGGGACGTCAGCGCCGCCGTGGCCCGTTCACGGCCGAAGAACCACGCCGCGTTCCCGGGGCCGAAGGCGGCGAGGCCCGGGTACGGACACTCCTCCCGTCCCCGCGCGCCCGGCTGCGGCGGGGCGAGCGCGATGAGCGCCCCTGCCGCGCCCAGCGCCTCGTCGCAGCCGCGGGCCACGTCCGCCGTGGGCGGTTTCTGCCCGGTCTCGACCTTGCTCAGGTAGCCGCGGCTGTAGTGCGCGACGCGTGACAGATCCGCCAACGACATCCCCCGGTCAACGCGCAGCCTCCGCAGGCACTCCCCGAAGGTCTCGCGCGTCGGGCGACGTAGCTGGTGTCCTCGCTGGTCAGATGGTGTTTCCCGTTTCCCGTCGGACAAGGCGACAGGCACCTCCTAGGCCGCCCGCCTCGGGTGCCCCACGCTGGGACCCGGCAACGCTGCGTGAGCGAAAAGCTACGCAGCGCCGCCCTCTGGGTGTGCTCGTTTCGCGCCCCTCACCTCTATGGAGTGATCCGCGGCGGACGCTCCACCGCTTCCACGAAAGGAACCCCCGTCATGCGTGTACGAAACGCCCTGTCCAAAACCCTGCTCGCCGCGACCGCCTGCGTCGCCCTGACGGCCGGTGCCGTCCCCGCCACCGCGCAGGACGTCCGCGGCGAGGCCGACCGCATCATGAACCTCAACCGGCTCGACTTCATCAACCACCCGCACAACCCGCCGTTCGACTGGAGCAACGACGGCTGCACGTGGTGGCCGGACGGCATCTTCTTCGAGGCCTGCGCGCAGCACGACTTCGGGTACCGCAACTACGGCAATCACGGGGCGCTGAAGCTGAGCGCCACGCCGGAGGTCAAGGCCTGGATCGACGAGCACTTCTGGCACCAGATGCGGGCGTCCTGCCTGGAGCACCACCGGCCGGGCGGCGCGCAGAACCTCTGCCTCGGCGAGGCGAAGCTCATGTACGACGGCCTGCGGGCCGGTGTGGCGGACGGCGCCTTCTACTAGGCCGTACGCCGCGACCGTACGGCCGCGGCCCCGAACCCGTCACGGGTCCGGGGCCGCGGCACCGCACACTTCGTCAGCCCGTGCAGTACTGCTGTTCCTTGCCGATGGAGCGGTACATGCAGTCCGCGTTCTCCAGGAGCTGCAGCACCGCGTCACGGTTGCGGCTCGTCTCCCGCTCGATCACCTCGTCGGGCGGGTAGAAACCGCCGCCGCCCGCGGACGACGGGTACATCTCGAAGGTGTAGCTGAAGATCTTCTGGCTGCCCCACAGCCAGTCGTTGATCGACCCGTCGGTGATGTAGAGGTCGCTGGACTGCTGGGGCGTGTAGCCGTTGCTCGCGGCCATCCTGCGGCCGACGGCGGCGTGCGCGTCGCGGTCGTCCTGGGTGAGGCCGGGGCCCGTGTCGCTGTATGTGTAGCCGTACGGCCACAGGACGAGCTCGCTGTACGTGTGGAAGTCGATGGACGCCCTGATCTGCTGCTTGCCGCCGACGACGCGGCTGCGCACGAAGTTGGCGACGACCTGCGTCTCGGGGGCGGACTCGGCGCTGCGGCCGCGGTACGTCTCGGAGCCCGTGGAGCCGGACGAGCCGCCGCAGCAGCCCCACCGGTAGGCCCAGTTGCGGTTCAGGTCGGTGCCGACGTTCGACGAGCCGGTGTTGGGCTGCCGGTTCTTGCGCCAGCTGCGGTACGAGCCGGTCGCGATGTCGTACTCGCCGCCGTCCGGGTTCACGTCCGGCACGATCCAGATCTCGCGCTCGTCGACCATCTTCTTGACCCGCGCGTCGGTGGCGTAGTCGTCGCCCAGCTCGCGCAGCAGGTAGAGCGCCATCTCCACCGTCAGGTGCTCGCGCGCGTGCTGGTGGTGGGTGAAGAGGACCTCGGGCTCGGCCTCGTCGGTGTTCACGTTGTCGCTGATCTTGATGGCGACGATGTCCCGGCCCGAGTAGGACTTGCCGATGACCTTCTTGCTGAACAGGTTCGGGTGGGCCGCGACGCGCTGGTCGATCTCCGCGTTCATCTCGGCGTAGTTGTGGTACCTCGCGTCGGCGGGCGGGAAGTCCTTGATCTTCACTTCCTCCCCGTTCGCCCGCTTCGGGGGCCCGGCCAGTGGCCTGAGTTCGTAGCCCGCCTTCCGGAGCGCCGCCGCCTCGGCCGCGTCCGCCGAGACCACCACCGCGCGGGCGTCGACCTCGTCGATCGCGACACCGGTGCGGGCGAGCGCGGTGCGGGCGGCGCGGTCGTCGCGCAGGGGGACCTCATACTGGCGCGTTTCTTCGTCGGCGGCGGTCGCCGCGCTGCGGGGGGCCGGGTCGGCCTGTCC
This window encodes:
- a CDS encoding phospholipase A2: MRVRNALSKTLLAATACVALTAGAVPATAQDVRGEADRIMNLNRLDFINHPHNPPFDWSNDGCTWWPDGIFFEACAQHDFGYRNYGNHGALKLSATPEVKAWIDEHFWHQMRASCLEHHRPGGAQNLCLGEAKLMYDGLRAGVADGAFY
- a CDS encoding M14 family metallopeptidase; the protein is MRLRIRGRRSAALAALLALAVAAPLTANASTGQADPAPRSAATAADEETRQYEVPLRDDRAARTALARTGVAIDEVDARAVVVSADAAEAAALRKAGYELRPLAGPPKRANGEEVKIKDFPPADARYHNYAEMNAEIDQRVAAHPNLFSKKVIGKSYSGRDIVAIKISDNVNTDEAEPEVLFTHHQHAREHLTVEMALYLLRELGDDYATDARVKKMVDEREIWIVPDVNPDGGEYDIATGSYRSWRKNRQPNTGSSNVGTDLNRNWAYRWGCCGGSSGSTGSETYRGRSAESAPETQVVANFVRSRVVGGKQQIRASIDFHTYSELVLWPYGYTYSDTGPGLTQDDRDAHAAVGRRMAASNGYTPQQSSDLYITDGSINDWLWGSQKIFSYTFEMYPSSAGGGGFYPPDEVIERETSRNRDAVLQLLENADCMYRSIGKEQQYCTG
- a CDS encoding helix-turn-helix domain-containing protein; its protein translation is MPVALSDGKRETPSDQRGHQLRRPTRETFGECLRRLRVDRGMSLADLSRVAHYSRGYLSKVETGQKPPTADVARGCDEALGAAGALIALAPPQPGARGREECPYPGLAAFGPGNAAWFFGRERATAALTSRLADRLRVPGPVVVVGPSGAGKSSLLHAGLVPAVARGALPVPGSRSWPVVCFSPGARPLDALAGALAGVAGTTDAPVTRESCVDDARAVALRAGGLVLVADQFEEVFTLCAAERERRRFIEVLSALAGPDGGHARAPVLVVIGVRADFYATCLEHPELVSALRDGQLPLGPMTREELREAIEGPALRTGLTLDPGLPELLLAELGVHGDDGRPPHDAGALPLLAHALLATWQQRDEPDARMSVGGYRLTGGIRGAVEATAERVYGRLAPAERTAARHLLLSMVRIGPGRQSTRRRVTRDDLAALLPDTDTTCRVVDVFADARLLTLDEEGAQLAHEALLSAWPRLRGWIDADAALLRERQRLAEAADAWASCGHDPAVLYRGTQLALATEALSGTHTDRETPERRFLAAARAAEGRRTRRRRTTRAGLVVLTVLVLLASVTAWQQHRSGIQRDVETASRRLASRAESLRYTQPVAAMRMNVAAWRLHPTPEAAAGLVAAAAQREQDAFRPPVGKGDDEYHGAHLSADGRVVLTRDAGHIHVWDVVRHRRTARISHHGRQIQDLSAGGDRLILGKGGRSRVHDARSGKPVGPAFRSSYEPASFSPTGRHVVVHDLTALRVLRTGSGHVTRRIALTPYADVAEAVVGRDDRIMAFCRADEREGPRALEIRAAAGGPAATAAPTGLTAGARRAVCGTERLGHRIVLDPGGRFIASVGDDVRVWNLRTGASWRAAPVHASVAFSDDGAFLGVTTDEEILLYRTADATAPRRPVLRHSLNGGSAAQLRIDTEDRAVRYWEDGTTVRTLALGNALTPSWRRAPVVEARYGPDGEHVALARREGDQMRFEVRSTGTGQAAPRHPAPEECHLSEKGDIDRADRRCDALLSFSADGNRLALGVRARHSHGVRRHAQTVRVWDVREARERGRHVLARAGSNGEDVSAFALIPDGAALLTRRENAVRLERLKLHAGAAAPSPEGLLSGWSSGTDHLVVRPDGAYAADGGGLYGLRSGRRPARDPLLSRGAHRVAFSPDGTLLAVGGYSGRVALWNGDGTRLIADLPGTFTVTGDGSGSPVTALAVSPDGRTLAVGDDGGRVALHDVPSSRLLVSSLPTGGDVIRALAFTRDSGTVLATGEHTPPFAYRIDRPYLVDRVCARTGGGFSPTEWAEHIPDIPYAETCT